A window of SAR202 cluster bacterium genomic DNA:
CGCGGTCCAGACATGCGGCCATCAGGCCGTGCTGCAGGCCGTCCAGTTGCGAGCAGGGATTGCGCAGGCCCGTTACTTCCACCACCGCAGCGTTTCCGATGTGAAGCGTTGCGCCGGTAGGTAAAGCTAGTAGGTCCAGGCCGCGCGTGGTGATGTTTTCGCCCAGCCGTCCGGCCCACACATCGAACCCGTTCGCGCGAAGCTCATCCTGTAGCTCTGCGTGCATAAGGTGGACCTGGCGGAGGTTGGGCTGGCTTGGGTCTTTCGCGACGCGCGACCGGTGCTTGACCGTCGCGCCCATGTGGGCGTCCCCTTCAACACCAAGGCCGGCGATGAGCGTGATGCTCTCTCGCCGGCCTTTTGTCATTGTGTGCGCCGGGCTAAGGTGTACTGCTTCGACACTCCCCACCATCGCCTGCCTTTCCGGGTTTGTGGCTATACTTTACGCAGATCAAAATCGGAGGCTGTCGATGATAATGGGCGTACACACACTCGTTTACACGAAGGATGCCGAGGCTGACCGGGCCTTCTTTCGCGATGTTCTGGGGCTCGACAATGTGGACTCCGGCGGCGGCTGGCTTATCTACGCTTTGCCGCCTGCGGAGATGAGCGTCCACCCGTTAGACGAGCCGTTCCATGAGATGTATCTCATGTGCGACGACATCGACGCGACGCTCGAAGATTTGAAGCGCAAGGGCGTCAACGTGACGCAGGCTGCGACCGACCAGCCCCGGGGACGGATCGCCCGCATTGGTCTACCGAGCGGGACGGAGCTCGGTATCTACCAGCCCAAGCACAAGATGGCGATTAAGCCAGCACCCCGTGCGCCCAGGTGATGAGCTGCTCGTTCTCGGCCCAGTCTATGCAGGCGTCGGTGATCGATACGCCGTACTTGAGGCCGGCGGGGCCGCCGTTGAGCTTCTGGTTCCCGGCGCCGAGGTTGCTCTCCAGCATCACTCCGCACAGGCCGGTGTTGCCCGCGACGCGCTGCTCGACGACGGACCTGAACCCGATGTTCATCTTCGTGTGGTCCTTGTTGCAGTTGCCGTGCGAGCAGTCCACGATCACCTTGTCCGGCACCTTGGCCGCCGCCAGGCGCTTCTGGGCCTCCGC
This region includes:
- a CDS encoding MOSC domain-containing protein, which gives rise to MVGSVEAVHLSPAHTMTKGRRESITLIAGLGVEGDAHMGATVKHRSRVAKDPSQPNLRQVHLMHAELQDELRANGFDVWAGRLGENITTRGLDLLALPTGATLHIGNAAVVEVTGLRNPCSQLDGLQHGLMAACLDRDADGNLIRKAGVMGVVVTGGIVRPGDGIRVEHPAGAHRPLVPV
- a CDS encoding extradiol dioxygenase, whose translation is MIMGVHTLVYTKDAEADRAFFRDVLGLDNVDSGGGWLIYALPPAEMSVHPLDEPFHEMYLMCDDIDATLEDLKRKGVNVTQAATDQPRGRIARIGLPSGTELGIYQPKHKMAIKPAPRAPR